A genomic segment from Meiothermus sp. Pnk-1 encodes:
- a CDS encoding VOC family protein, with the protein MPRCFLSQLIHVELITPKLEESLAFFTRIGGLYLVHREEGRAYLRCWGDHYTYSLILSQGELPGLGHAAWRTWSAEDLEQAVRNIEASGVSGEWVEGSFGHGPAYRFRAPGGHPIELVWEVERYQAPPEWASTYPERPQRFAGGGLEPRQLDHLTVASRDPYGDAEWFRRVLGFRFMCYNGLEDNPDLVVFSMVTTNEKNHDLAFAKDMSPIPGRLHHLAFWVDNRELHQRAADLLLEAGVSLEYGPGIHGMGEQTYLYFREPGGVRIEVNTGGVRNYVPDWEPVRWRPSQGSNTFYRNAAMPDSMLEAFPPADKVAAADLELLPDRQQFNPWGKRGLG; encoded by the coding sequence ATGCCTAGGTGTTTTTTGTCCCAGCTTATCCACGTGGAGCTCATCACCCCAAAGCTCGAGGAGTCCTTGGCCTTTTTTACCCGAATCGGGGGGCTTTACCTGGTGCACCGCGAGGAGGGGCGGGCTTATCTGCGCTGCTGGGGTGATCACTACACCTACAGCCTGATCCTCAGCCAGGGCGAGCTTCCGGGGTTGGGGCACGCGGCCTGGCGCACCTGGAGCGCTGAGGACTTGGAACAAGCCGTGCGCAACATCGAGGCTAGCGGCGTGAGCGGAGAGTGGGTGGAGGGGAGCTTCGGTCACGGCCCGGCCTACCGCTTCCGCGCGCCGGGGGGCCACCCCATTGAGCTGGTTTGGGAAGTGGAGCGGTACCAGGCTCCCCCCGAGTGGGCCTCCACCTACCCTGAGCGGCCCCAGCGTTTCGCCGGAGGGGGGCTGGAGCCGCGCCAGCTCGACCACCTGACCGTGGCCAGCCGCGATCCGTATGGCGACGCGGAGTGGTTCCGCCGGGTGCTGGGCTTTCGCTTTATGTGCTACAACGGCCTGGAGGACAACCCCGACTTGGTGGTCTTTTCCATGGTCACCACCAACGAGAAGAACCACGACCTGGCCTTCGCCAAAGACATGTCTCCTATCCCCGGGCGGCTGCACCACTTGGCCTTCTGGGTGGACAACCGCGAGCTGCACCAGCGGGCCGCCGATCTCCTGCTGGAAGCAGGGGTGTCACTGGAGTATGGCCCCGGCATCCACGGCATGGGCGAGCAGACTTACCTCTATTTCCGCGAACCGGGCGGAGTACGCATCGAGGTAAACACCGGTGGGGTACGCAACTACGTACCGGATTGGGAGCCGGTGCGCTGGCGGCCTTCTCAGGGTTCCAACACCTTCTACCGCAACGCTGCCATGCCCGACTCCATGCTGGAGGCCTTCCCTCCCGCCGACAAGGTAGCCGCCGCTGACCTCGAGCTCCTCCCCGACCGCCAGCAGTTCAACCCCTGGGGCAAGCGCGGCCTGGGCTAA
- a CDS encoding cyclase family protein: MRLIDLSAPIQATPPEMPPFQRISIEFSDHQAGLEEVKALFGLGPEHLRRGEAWAVETITHLGTHSSTHVDAPYHYNSVIGGAPAPRVHELPLEWFFAPGVVLEFRHKADGEAITQEEVEAELRRIGHALRPLDIVLMRTGRDAFYGAPDYWTKGPGVTVEATRWLFAQGVRVMGIDAWGWDRPLHLQAKEALEKNQPGIFWAAHQADLPYAQIERLCNLGALPSTGFRVACFPLRIVGASAAPARVVAIVE; this comes from the coding sequence ATGCGCTTGATTGACCTTTCAGCGCCCATTCAGGCCACCCCTCCTGAGATGCCGCCGTTCCAGCGCATCAGCATCGAGTTCTCCGACCACCAAGCGGGCCTAGAGGAAGTGAAGGCTCTTTTTGGCTTGGGGCCTGAGCACCTGCGCCGGGGTGAAGCCTGGGCGGTGGAGACCATCACTCACCTGGGCACCCATAGCTCCACCCATGTGGATGCCCCCTACCACTACAATTCTGTAATCGGCGGTGCGCCCGCACCCCGCGTCCACGAGCTGCCGCTGGAGTGGTTTTTTGCCCCAGGGGTGGTGCTGGAGTTCCGCCATAAGGCCGACGGGGAGGCCATCACTCAAGAAGAGGTGGAGGCCGAACTAAGGCGCATCGGCCACGCACTACGACCTTTGGATATCGTGCTCATGCGCACCGGGCGGGATGCCTTCTACGGTGCCCCCGACTACTGGACTAAGGGTCCCGGAGTCACGGTGGAGGCCACCCGCTGGCTCTTCGCCCAGGGGGTGCGGGTGATGGGGATTGACGCCTGGGGCTGGGACCGGCCCCTCCACCTGCAGGCCAAGGAAGCGCTCGAGAAGAACCAGCCCGGCATCTTCTGGGCTGCTCATCAGGCCGATCTGCCCTACGCCCAGATCGAGCGGCTGTGCAACCTAGGGGCCCTGCCCAGCACCGGATTTCGGGTGGCCTGCTTCCCCTTGCGCATCGTGGGGGCCAGCGCCGCCCCGGCCCGAGTGGTGGCCATTGTGGAGTGA